In Bacillus sp. FJAT-45037, the following are encoded in one genomic region:
- the trhA gene encoding PAQR family membrane homeostasis protein TrhA has translation MATTHTFTKGEEIANAITHGIGILLSIVGLVLLIVYSSLYGNAWHVVSFTIFGVTMLLLYFSSTMLHALPKGKAKNVFEILDHSSIYLFIAGSYTPILFIVVEGSRGWALFGIVWGLAAIGIVFKAFFVKRFMFLSTLFYVAMGWLAIFAIGPIMENLSYMGLAFLVGGGLCYTLGTIFYVWRGFKFHHAVWHLFVLAGSVMHFFLVLLFILPL, from the coding sequence ATGGCAACAACGCACACATTTACTAAAGGCGAAGAAATAGCAAATGCGATTACTCATGGGATTGGAATTTTATTAAGTATTGTTGGTCTCGTGTTGTTAATTGTTTATTCAAGTTTATATGGAAATGCATGGCATGTCGTTAGCTTTACAATTTTTGGGGTAACAATGCTTCTATTATATTTCTCGTCCACTATGCTTCATGCCCTACCAAAGGGAAAAGCGAAAAATGTTTTTGAGATCTTGGACCATTCATCGATTTATCTCTTTATTGCTGGGTCTTATACACCCATTTTATTTATTGTTGTCGAGGGTTCTAGAGGCTGGGCTCTATTTGGAATTGTTTGGGGACTTGCAGCAATAGGGATTGTTTTCAAAGCATTTTTTGTTAAGAGATTTATGTTTTTGTCTACATTGTTTTATGTAGCGATGGGGTGGTTGGCTATTTTTGCGATCGGGCCAATCATGGAAAATCTCTCTTATATGGGTCTTGCTTTCTTAGTGGGTGGAGGATTGTGCTATACACTTGGAACGATCTTTTATGTTTGGAGAGGGTTTAAGTTTCACCATGCTGTTTGGCATTTATTTGTTTTAGCAGGAAGTGTCATGCACTTCTTCCTCGTTCTT
- a CDS encoding HD domain-containing protein, protein MRHVTLVQIFDHPVTQKFVKRSGMAHAIACAYHGYKLSLTHNVNPDLATKAAFLHDIGHYTWYKNGRWDYDLYKQNDIHAIKGAERAHKLLIRLGEHPRAAKEIALAILLHTDSYLPQGELYLKPLQQVVALADEADEEPGGEHHYRTVSDERAKKMLAELDEKVEQTLSKSSYPAY, encoded by the coding sequence ATGAGGCACGTTACATTAGTTCAGATTTTTGACCACCCAGTAACTCAAAAATTCGTAAAACGTTCCGGTATGGCCCATGCGATTGCTTGTGCGTATCATGGTTATAAATTATCACTGACTCACAATGTCAATCCCGATCTGGCAACAAAAGCTGCGTTTCTTCACGATATTGGACATTACACATGGTACAAAAACGGTCGATGGGATTATGACTTATATAAGCAGAATGACATTCATGCTATCAAAGGCGCTGAACGTGCTCATAAATTATTGATTCGCTTAGGCGAACACCCTAGAGCAGCAAAAGAGATTGCTTTAGCCATTCTTCTTCATACAGACTCTTATTTACCACAAGGAGAGCTGTATTTGAAACCTTTGCAACAAGTTGTCGCCTTAGCCGATGAAGCCGATGAAGAGCCAGGTGGAGAACACCATTATCGAACCGTCTCAGATGAACGAGCAAAAAAAATGTTAGCGGAGCTCGATGAAAAAGTGGAGCAAACTTTGTCAAAATCTAGTTACCCAGCCTACTAA